The genomic segment GGACCAGCGGGCCCCAGGAGGCTGTGCTGCGTATTCAGCTCAGGAAGAGCGCGCGCATTCACATCCAGCAGCTTGAGGAAGAACTGCGGCCGGTGCTGGCGCGTGATTTTCCCGGAACAGCTGTGACATTTGAGTCCGCCGATATCGTGGACCAGATCATGGATTTTGGTTCTCCGACACCTATTGAAGTTGCTATACAGGGGTTCGACCTGTCTACGGATCACGCCTATGCGGAGCGGGTGAGAGCAGAGCTGGGGAAGCTCGATCATCTGCGCGACCTGCACTACGCCCAACCGCTTGAGTATCCCAGCCTGAACGTAGATATAGACCGCGTGCGCGCCGGGCAGCTTGGCCTGACTGTGGAAGATGTTGCGCGGTCGGTCGAAACAGCGACGTGGTCGAGCAGGTTTGTTTCCCGCAACTTCTGGCAGGACCCCTCAACTGGTGTCGGCTACCAGGTGCAGGTCGAGGTGCCGCAGGGCGAGATGAAGTCGATTGATGATCTGGCCAATGTCCCACTGATGAATGGCGGGTCCTCGAACCATCCCAACGTGGGAGATGTTGCAAATCTCTCGTATGGGCAGGTCACAGGTGAATTTGACCGATATGACATGCAGAGGATGATCTCACTCACGGCAAATGCTGTGGGTGAAGATCTGGGCAGCGCGGCCAGCCAGGTGGAGCAGGCGCTCCAGAGGGCTGGCGCTCCGCCGCGTGGCGTAGAGGTGCAGATCCGCGGACAGGTTACACCCCTGCGGCAGACGATGCATTATCTGACGCTGGGTTTGTTGATTGCCGTGGTCGCCATTTACCTGTTACTGGCGGCGAATTTCCAGTCACTGCGCCTGGCGCTGGTTTCGGTCTCAACCGCTCCGGCGGTGATCTGCGGCGTGGCGCTGATGCTGCTCATGACAGGCACCACGCTGAACCTGCAATCGTTCATGGGCGCGATCATGGCACTCGGCGTCTCCGTGGCCAACTCAATTCTGTTGGTGACGTTTGCTGAAGAGCACCGGCGCCAGGGAGATTTCTCATCCGTGGATGCGGCAGTGTTTGGCGGAGGGACGAGACTACGCCCCATTGTGATGACCAGCATCGCCATGATTGCCGGGATGGTCCCTATGGCTCTGGGGCTGAGCGAAGGAGGACGTCAGGTGGCGCCGCTGGGACGTGCCGTCATCGGCGGACTGATGGCTTCGACTATCGCAACACTGCTTATCCTGCCGGCGGTATATTCAGCGGCGCAGGAGCGCGCGTCGAAAGCCTCAGCCTCACTGGACGTGACCGATCAACATAGCCCTTATGCATCGCTGTGATTTTAGGAGAGTCATCATGCACGGAGAATACTTGATTCACCGCGATACACCACGGATGCCTGGATGGTCCGCGATGAGCATGCTGCTGGCGGCTGGAGCCATTGCGACCGGACTGGCTCTTAGCGGGTGCGACTCGCGGATGAGCGGCCCCCCAGCTTCGGCCGCAGCAGTCTCCAAGGTTACGCAACCGGTGCAAGTGGACACGGTGCGTGTCATTTCGAAGCGCCTGAATATGGAGATCAACCTGCCGGGTGAGTTGCAGCCGTATGAGGAGGTACGCATCTTTCCGCGTGTGAGCGGGTACCTGAAATGGATTGGTGTGGACCGTGGGTCGGTTGTAAAACAGGGCCAGCTTGTTGCGGTTCTGGAAGCTCCCGAGATTGTGGCCCAGAAAGCCGAGGCACAGGCCAAGGTGTTCAGCGCCGAGAACCAGCGCCTGGCGAGCGAGGCCAAGCTCTCCGCCGACGAGAGCACATATGAACGGCTCAAGGATGCTGCGAAGACCCCCGGTGTCATCTCCGATGAGGAGCTGGATGTTGCGCAGAGGACAGCCGAGGGCGACCGCGCGCGAGTGGTCGCCTTGCGCAATACGGTGGAAGCCGCCCGCGCCAATCTGCGCTCTGCGCTTGAAATGGAGAGCTACCTGCGTATCATCGCGCCATTTGATGGTGTTGTGACGAAACGGAATGTTCATCCCGGCGCGCTGGTGGGTCCCGGCGGAGGTTCCGGAACAGAGCAGTCGATGTTGCGCATCGAACAGATCGCGCATCTACGTCTGGTAGTGGCCGTCCCGGAGATTTATGTAGCTGGGGTAAAGCGAGGGGAGAAGGTCAGCTTTACTGTGCCTGCTTTCCCGGGCCGTACTTTCACAGGGGTAGTTGCGCGGCCGGCGGACTCGGTGGATGCGACGACGCGCACCATGCCAGTAGAGATGGACGTGTGGAACCGCGGCGGCGAGCTCCATTCAGGAATGTTCCCTGATGTGCGCTGGCCCGTGCATCGGCCTGAGCAGACGCTATTTGTTCCGCAAACAGCCGTGGCCCGCAATATGGAGCAGAGCTATGTACTATGTATCCGCGGTGGCAAGATTGAACAGGTGAGCGTTAAGACCGGTGGGACGGTGGGACGCCTGACCGAGGTCTTCGGCCAGCTTAATGCGGGAGATGAAGTGGCAGTGCATACGAGCGAAGACCTGCGTCCGGGCACTGCGGCGGTTGCTCATTTTGTGGCTGACGATGGGAAATAGGCATGGTAGGGCCACCATCAGGCGATAGCCATCAAGCTGGATATTGGCGACGTAAGCTCCTTGGGCAGGTGGGCATGCAAAAAATTGCATCATCGCTTAATTCAGTTGCTACAATAGCTTGCGCGTGGGTGGCGCGCCCGGTAGACGTATGACGCGGCGGCCGGATTTTCCACCGCTGTTCGGTGGCTTGACTTTCGATCTGTGTTGACTCCATGCGGCGCATTGCGCCCTGATTTTGGGAATTTACGATGACTCCCTGTTTCTGCTTTGGTTGGTTTGCTTCGTCATTCTGTTCGGTTCATCAAGCATTGCAAGGCGCATGGAAGCGCGGGCGCAATCCTGGCTGGCGATTGCGCGCGCGGCGTCTGGCGTGGCTGCCGATTCTGGCTGTGCTGTGTGGCGCACCTCTGGCCCATGCAACTACATTCACGGTGACTGCGAGCACGGATGCCGCGGCTACGACCACCTATCCCGGCGACGGTCCCGGTCAGGCAGGTGATTTGCGCCACGCGATTCTCAGTTCAGCATCTGGCGACACAATTGTGTTCAATTGTGGAAGCCCTTGTGTCGTTACGCTGAATGGCCCCTTGCCCCCAATTATGTCCAATTTAACCATCGATGGCGGCCTGCTGGGCAACACCATCATCGATGGGAACAGCCAGTATCGCGTCTTCTTTGTCGATATCGGTACGGTGATGCTTGAGAACTTAGTCATCCGCAATGGCCAGGCCCATGGTGGCAATGGCGGCGGAGGTCTTGCCTGCGGTGGTGGCGGAGCTGGGCTGGGAGGCGGCTTGTTTGTGAATGGAGTCACAGCAGCGGCTACCGTGACGGTGAGCAATGTGCTCTTCGAAGATGACAGTGCGGTGGGCGGGAACGGATGTGCGGCCTCGTCCAACATGGGCTCTGGCGGCGGAGGTGGTTTGGGCGGGAACGGGGGCAACGGCGGAATCATCTCCTCCTCCACCTATACCGACGGAGGCGGTGGTGGCGTGCTCGGTGCAGGCGCCGCTGGTGACGCCGTCGGCCTCAATGGATCTGCGGGAGGTGAGGGTGGCGGAGGCGGCAGCGACTCCAACGGAAATGTATCTTCTCTCGGCGGCCCGGGTGGAGCTGGATACGGAACGAATGCGACAGGGGGAATCGGCGCCTCGCAGGGAGGCAATGGAGGCTTCGGCGGTGGCGGTGGCGCAGCCATTACATTCGCCGGCATTGGAGGCTTCGGAGGCGGCGGTGGCGGTGGCGAAGAGTTGGGCGGTAACGGCGGGGCCGGCGGTGGTGGCGGAGGTTCCACCGCCGGTGGCACAGCTGGCGTGGGCGGTGTACTCGCAGGAGCGCTCAAGGGAGGGAATGGTTCAATAGCTCCTGGCAGTAGCGGTGGTGGCGCGGCCGGTGGTCCGGATATCTTTGTCAATCAGGGCACTCTCATTATCGAGAACAGCAACAGCCAGGGCGCCAGCGCGACCGGCGGAATAGGTGGAAGCGGCGCGGGCAATGGAGGCGCCGACGCGACGCCAGTTTTCAACTACGCGGGAACGGTTGACGGCTCGAGCACAAAAGGCCCGATTGCCAATGCTCTGCCTTACCCCATTCCTTCCTTCGTGGTGGAGACAACGTTGGACGATGCACTGGGTGTTGCGGGTGACTGTCCGGTGGGCGGCGGAGGAACGAGCTGCACGTTGCGCGATGCACTGGCGGCCTCGAATGCAAACGGAGGGAAGATTACGTTTGACAGCACGGTGTTTAAGACCACGAACACTGCAGCCCAGAACACGATTACGCTTTCGAGCGGGCTGATCGTTCCCGCGAGTACGACCATCGAGGGTTTGACGAGTGGCAGCGGTGCGACGCTGACAGACCTGGTGACGGTCTCGGGTGGTGGCTCAGGGAGCAACTTCTCGATCTTCACGGTGAACGGTGGAGTTACAGGAGCGGCGATCGCGAACCTGATTATCACCAATGGATATGTGGCCACACAGGGCGGCGGCATCCTGAACAATGGCTCGCTCACCGTGAGCAACTGCACCTTCAACAACAACTATGCGGGTGGCTATGTCACCGGCGGCGGAAATGGAGGCGGCGCGATCTATAACACCGGGACGCTGACCATCACGGGCAGCACGTTCGCGGGCAACACGTCCGCGCCAGGGGGCGCCATTGCTCTCACCGGTGGAACAGCGGTCGTATCGAACAGCACGTTCTCCGGCAACGCAGCTCTATCGTCCTACGCGGGTGGCGCAGTCTTTATTAACACTGGCGCTACGCTGACGGTCTCCGATAGCACTTTCTCCGGAAATTCCGGCGACGGAGGAGGGGCCATTATGGATTACGGCACGCTGACGATGAATAACAGCATCGTCGCTAACAACAGCGGCGATGGTCTCTACAGCAGCGGAACGTTGACGATGAGCAATAGCGTGCTCGCTGCCAACTCCGGAGGTGACTGCGTCGTTGGAAGCGGAAGCTGTCCGACGAACGGCACGAACGGCAATATCGTGGGTGTCAGCAGCGTCAATCTCGCTCCTCTTGGCGACTACGGCGGGCCGACGCTGACGATGATTCCGCTGCCCGGCAGTCCGGCGATTTGCGCAGGCCTCACGAGCGGCATTCCTGCGGGTGCCACTGACCAGCGCGGCTTCCCGCGTACGAACACTACCTATACCGGTTATTCTTCGAGCACACCCTGTGTTGACATGGGCGCGGTGCAGACCAACTACCAGTCCATACAGTTCAACGACACAACCTTTACGGCACTGCAAGGCTCGGCGGTCAGCTCGCCTGCGGTTCCGGTGGTGAGTGTTACGGAGAACGGGCAAAACCTAGGCGGCGTGCCAGTAATGCTGAGCGTAACCAGCGGGACCGCGAGCAATGTGACGGGACTTGGGCCGGTGACGACTGTGACCGGGACCGGTGCGACCTTTGGCTCCCTGAAGGCCACTGCGGGAGGCAGCTATACGTTGGGCGCGACGCTCAATCTTGTGGGATCTGATTCGATCACTACAGGTTCTGGGGCTGACCTGAGCGTCACGTCTCTGTTACCGACGGTGACTGCAGTGGCCCCCGATAATGGCCCGGCTGCTGGTGGAACAGCGGTAACGATTACGGGAACGAACTTCACGGGAGCAACGAGCATCAACTTCGGCAGCACACCGGCAGCGAGCTTCACGGTGGTGAGCGCGGCACAGATCGTAGCTGTATCTCCTGTGTCGACGAGCGCGAGTACGGTGGACATAGTGGTGACGACGGCGCAGGGAACGAGCGGAACGGGCGCATCGGACCAGTTCACCTATACGGCGGTGACACCGACGGTGAATACCTGGCCCACGGCGAGCGCGATTGCGTACGGTCAGACGCTGGTTTCGTCGACACTCTCCGGCGGGTCTGTATCGTACAACGGAGGCACGGTGGCGGGCAGCTTCGCGTGGACAACGCCGACAACTGCGCCGGTGGCGGGCACGCAGACGGAGTCTGTCACCTTTACGCCTGCGAACACGACGGATTACTACGCAGTCACCGGAACGGTCACAGTTACGGTGACGCAAGCTATGCCTACGGTGACCTGGTCTGCGCCGACATCGATCAGCTACGGGACGGCGCTGAGTGCGGCGCAGTTGAATGCGACGGCAAGCTACAACGGTGCGGCGGTGGCGGGCGCGTTCAACTACAGTCCTGCCGCAGGCACAGTGTTGTCGGCCGGTTCACACACGCTTTCGGTTAGCTTCATTCCGACGGACACGACGGACTATGCGACGCCGCAGCCGGTGGCTGTCGCTCTTAATGTGACCGGTGGCGAGTTGTTGGTGGTAGCGAATAATGCGAGCCGGGTGTATGGGGCGGGGAATCCTGTCTTTACAGGTGCGGTGACGGGTGCGGCGAATGGCGACACGTTTACGGAGAGCTACACGACCACGGCGACGCAGAGCTCGGGTATTGGCAGCTACGCGATTGTCCCCAGTGTGACGGGTGCGAACTTGAGCGACTACACGGTGAGTGCGACGAACGGCACGTTGACCATTACGCAGGCGTCGTCTGCCACTGTGCTGACGGCGGGCGCCAGCTCGGCTGCGCCAGGACAGCCTGTAACGCTGACAGCTACGGTGAAGGATGCAAGTGCGAATAGTACAGGAACGCCGAGCGGTGCGGTGACGTTCTTTGACGGCACGACGCAGTTGGGCGCGGCGACGCTGAGCGGAGGGGTGGCTGTGTACTCGACCACCGCGCTGGTGTCGGGAACCCATACGCTGGCTGCGGTCTATAGCGGGGATGCGAACTTTACCGGCTCGAATGCGAGCCTCGCGTCTGGGGTGGTGATTACGCCGCTCGACTTCACGTTGGGACTGAGTGGAATAGGCAGCCAGACGGTGGCTCCTGGAGGCACGGCAAGCTACAGCTTCCAGATTGCTCCTCTGTACGGCAGCTATCCGGCGGCGGTGAGCTTCAGCGTGACGGGGCTTCCGGCCGGAGCGACGGCGACGTTCTCGCCGCAGAGCATCGCGGCCAATGGAGGAAGGCAGACGGTGACGATGACAATCCAGACCGCTGCTGCGACGGCGAAGGTGGAGGGCCATGGCAGAGGCTATCTGCTTGCGCTGCTGGTGGTGCCGATGCTGGGCCTGCGACGACGAGGACGGATGCGGCTGGTCTGCGTGCTCTTCATGGTGTTGGGCGGCGCGGCTGCACTTACCACGCTGACGGGCTGCGGTGCAGGGGATGGCTTTTTCACGCAGCCGCAGCAGAGCTATGCCGTGACCGTGACCGCTGCCAGCGGGCAGGCGCAACACTCTGCGACGGCAACGCTGATCGTCGAGTAGAACCATGAGCAGCACGGCTGAAGCCCAACTCGCGGACGGCTGTCACTGCAAGGGATTTTTAAAAAGGAGTGGATGGAAGGGTGAAGATCTGGACTGGATTAGTCGTGGTATCGCTGCTTGGCGTGGCGGTTGGAGCGGGAGCACAGAGCAAGCCTGCGTCGGCGAACGGCGTCATCAGCGCGTCGGTAAGCTACAACGCGATGCATGCAGGAGGGGGGGCCGGCTCAAGCAGCTTCTGGACGCAAGGCGGAGGGGCCGAGGTTGCCGGCACGCTCGCCGACGGCTTCGGCGCAGTCGCGAACGTCACCGGATTGCACACGGCTAATGCCGGGCATGGTGTTCCGGTGAACTTGGTTGCAGCGACCTTCGGACCGCGCTATACGTGGGTTCCGCGAAGACAATCGTCACGCAGTGTGGCGATCTTTGCGCAAGGGCTTGTAGGTGAAGCGCATGGCTTCCATGGGCTGTTTCCGGCACCGGGAGAATCGATCACTTCGGCCAGTGGCTTGGCGGTCAATCTGGGCGGTGGCGTCGATTTGAGCATTAGGCGTCATCTTGCGCTGCGCGTGATCGAAGCCAGCTGGTTGCGTACGCAACTGCCTAACTCCGGCTCGAATGTGCAAAACAATCTTCTGCTCGGCGCTGGCATCGTCTTCCGCTCCAGGTAGTAAGCATTGGAGTGCCCAGCAAATTCTGTACCAACGGGAGTGAGACAACTGGTACGGAAGGAGCATGGTATGGGGAGAACGAAGAAGTACAGCCTGAGCAGATCGTCAAAAGGGCAAATCTGAAGAATGGTCGGGACGACTAGATTCGAACTAGCGACCTCACCCACCCCAATCCTCGTTTTGACACAATTTGAGTAACTTAGAAGCACAAGACAAAGCGCAAAAAGAGCGGAAAAGAATCCGACGAAACACTTATTGGACCCAAATTGGACCCGCAGATGGACCCACGCTGACGGTTCGCGATTATTAACGCGACACGAACGGCAACCAGCATGGGTGTCCTCCACACCAAAAGCCAAGACGGCTTTGGTCAGTGGTTTTAAGGTTCTCGCATCTGGAATTGCTTTTAAATTCGGGGCTGGGTACTGTGGCTTGAATGCGGCGCTGTTTGCGATTTCTTGTTTCACGATTCCTCAATCATGATCTGTATGAATTCCGGTTCGTTTTAGGGAGTTGGAACAGATTCAATTCCTGCTTGGCCACGTGTCCGTGCTGACCACCGAGAGGTATCTGGGCTGCAAGCAGAATCTGGAGAAGCCCGTCAATGATCGGTTCGGTTGTCTCTTCTCTCGGCCGGCCGTGGATTTACGGTAAGCCCTGATACCTCCAGTTGACCTCCAACTGCCCTTATGACTGTCATTCACGAGGCGGCGACTGATCGCTTCGCTGAGCAGGCGGGTGGCTGACGGATCAACGGGCTCTCGCAAACGCGAAAAAGCAGTTCTATGAAGTTGAGAGAAATCCCTGGGACCAAGCTCGGCGAGCCACTCGTGCTCGATCTCGGAGGGCACCTTCAGGGCCTTGGCCCAGGCGGCGTGGCTGTGCTTGGTGACTTGCTTTGGATAAAGCCTTCCTCCGATATGCCGATAAAGAAGCAGGAGACGAGTCCAATGATTCGGAGAATTCATGCGCAACAGGCGTTGGCTGATTCTGGTGCGAAATTTGTCACTGGGGCAATCAATGGCCTTCTGATTTCCATTGCCCTTTGGACATTGCTCGCAATGGGTTTCTATGCGATCCATGTGGCATTTGTGGCGCACATCAACTGGACGCCCAGATCCGGGCTGTGGTCAATAATAGCAATAGCGCGCTTGCTCCACAAGTAGTGGATTATCACGAGGCGTCTGCGCATTTGGATTCGATGACCTCGATTGGGTTCGAGCTATTGAGCTGGATCCTCGCACACCATCGCTTCTATTCACCCATTTACCAGCTTCTGCCGACTGTTGATAGTGATTATAGGACAATGAACCCACTGATCAGCGGTTGCGGTTCTGACCACGAGATTCACCATGTAGTTGCATAGTCCGTAGGAAATGCTGGATTATGTTGGTCCACGCGGAGCCTGCATGATCACGATCCTGAAGGGCCTCTTTTCCGTGAGATTCCATCGCACCAAGAAAAAGCCGCTCATTTGTATGGTGAAGCCAGAGAATTACAATCTAAGCAATGACAGGTCCCGAGCATATTCAATCCTTGGTCGCCCGCATCGCGCAGAGTTTAGTGGATGATTCTCAAGCGGTAATCGTCGAAGCTGTAAAGCACGATCATGGGACACTCTTGCGTATCACTGTCGCTCCAGGCGATATAGGCAAGCTCATCGGAAGACAAGGCCGCACAGCAAACTCCTTGCGCATCATTCTTGGAGGGATGAGCAACAAGATGAAGCATACATTTTTGCTTGACATTGGCTCATGAGGGGCACGCATCTGACAATTGTATTTCGCAGCACGCACGATTAATCCATCTCCCACGTCTCACGAACTTGACATTATTGCCGATTTAACTTCCAAGCAAAAAGTGCTTGGGAGGCTTCCGGTGAAGAGACATGAGGGCGCTGTATTCGAATTGATAACGCTTGGAATTATGATAACCACTCTGAGCGGATCAGCTAATTTACTGGCACAGTCATCCTCTAAAGCATTAGTTGCTAAAGTCAGCTCTGCATCATCACTTCCTCCTGATCTCCCAGAGTTCAGTGGGAACGGATCTCCTACATCCGTTCCACCTATGCCGCAATCGAAGTTGATGCTTTTACAGCAAGTAGAGGTCGTGACCGAAGACAGCAAGCCTCAGATCAACCCTGATGATGGGTTAAGCCGTTTGATCAAGAGTAATGACATCAAAGTGACGGCAGGGGCATACAACGACATACCCCGTTTCCTGCAGACGTTGCCGGGAGTGGTCTTCACCAACGATTCCCGTAACACCTATCTAGTTCATGGCGGAAACGACACAGAGAACCTGTACGTAATTGATGGGGTCGAAATCCCCAATATTAACAATATCAGTACGGCCGTATCTTCTGGAGGGTTTGTTTCGATCGTCGACACTGATGCGGTGTCGTCAATCAGATTTCATGATCAACTCTACGGTTCCGAATATTCTGGAACACTGTCCTCCGTCCTAGATATCAATACTGTAGCTCCCGAGGACACTCAGAGACATGGAGAAGTTTCTATGGGATACGCCGGCACAGGATTTGTGTTGGAGCAGCCAATAGGGAGCAGGATCGAAACGATGACCCAGTTCCGGCA from the Edaphobacter acidisoli genome contains:
- a CDS encoding efflux RND transporter periplasmic adaptor subunit, which codes for MHGEYLIHRDTPRMPGWSAMSMLLAAGAIATGLALSGCDSRMSGPPASAAAVSKVTQPVQVDTVRVISKRLNMEINLPGELQPYEEVRIFPRVSGYLKWIGVDRGSVVKQGQLVAVLEAPEIVAQKAEAQAKVFSAENQRLASEAKLSADESTYERLKDAAKTPGVISDEELDVAQRTAEGDRARVVALRNTVEAARANLRSALEMESYLRIIAPFDGVVTKRNVHPGALVGPGGGSGTEQSMLRIEQIAHLRLVVAVPEIYVAGVKRGEKVSFTVPAFPGRTFTGVVARPADSVDATTRTMPVEMDVWNRGGELHSGMFPDVRWPVHRPEQTLFVPQTAVARNMEQSYVLCIRGGKIEQVSVKTGGTVGRLTEVFGQLNAGDEVAVHTSEDLRPGTAAVAHFVADDGK
- a CDS encoding beta strand repeat-containing protein, yielding MTPCFCFGWFASSFCSVHQALQGAWKRGRNPGWRLRARRLAWLPILAVLCGAPLAHATTFTVTASTDAAATTTYPGDGPGQAGDLRHAILSSASGDTIVFNCGSPCVVTLNGPLPPIMSNLTIDGGLLGNTIIDGNSQYRVFFVDIGTVMLENLVIRNGQAHGGNGGGGLACGGGGAGLGGGLFVNGVTAAATVTVSNVLFEDDSAVGGNGCAASSNMGSGGGGGLGGNGGNGGIISSSTYTDGGGGGVLGAGAAGDAVGLNGSAGGEGGGGGSDSNGNVSSLGGPGGAGYGTNATGGIGASQGGNGGFGGGGGAAITFAGIGGFGGGGGGGEELGGNGGAGGGGGGSTAGGTAGVGGVLAGALKGGNGSIAPGSSGGGAAGGPDIFVNQGTLIIENSNSQGASATGGIGGSGAGNGGADATPVFNYAGTVDGSSTKGPIANALPYPIPSFVVETTLDDALGVAGDCPVGGGGTSCTLRDALAASNANGGKITFDSTVFKTTNTAAQNTITLSSGLIVPASTTIEGLTSGSGATLTDLVTVSGGGSGSNFSIFTVNGGVTGAAIANLIITNGYVATQGGGILNNGSLTVSNCTFNNNYAGGYVTGGGNGGGAIYNTGTLTITGSTFAGNTSAPGGAIALTGGTAVVSNSTFSGNAALSSYAGGAVFINTGATLTVSDSTFSGNSGDGGGAIMDYGTLTMNNSIVANNSGDGLYSSGTLTMSNSVLAANSGGDCVVGSGSCPTNGTNGNIVGVSSVNLAPLGDYGGPTLTMIPLPGSPAICAGLTSGIPAGATDQRGFPRTNTTYTGYSSSTPCVDMGAVQTNYQSIQFNDTTFTALQGSAVSSPAVPVVSVTENGQNLGGVPVMLSVTSGTASNVTGLGPVTTVTGTGATFGSLKATAGGSYTLGATLNLVGSDSITTGSGADLSVTSLLPTVTAVAPDNGPAAGGTAVTITGTNFTGATSINFGSTPAASFTVVSAAQIVAVSPVSTSASTVDIVVTTAQGTSGTGASDQFTYTAVTPTVNTWPTASAIAYGQTLVSSTLSGGSVSYNGGTVAGSFAWTTPTTAPVAGTQTESVTFTPANTTDYYAVTGTVTVTVTQAMPTVTWSAPTSISYGTALSAAQLNATASYNGAAVAGAFNYSPAAGTVLSAGSHTLSVSFIPTDTTDYATPQPVAVALNVTGGELLVVANNASRVYGAGNPVFTGAVTGAANGDTFTESYTTTATQSSGIGSYAIVPSVTGANLSDYTVSATNGTLTITQASSATVLTAGASSAAPGQPVTLTATVKDASANSTGTPSGAVTFFDGTTQLGAATLSGGVAVYSTTALVSGTHTLAAVYSGDANFTGSNASLASGVVITPLDFTLGLSGIGSQTVAPGGTASYSFQIAPLYGSYPAAVSFSVTGLPAGATATFSPQSIAANGGRQTVTMTIQTAAATAKVEGHGRGYLLALLVVPMLGLRRRGRMRLVCVLFMVLGGAAALTTLTGCGAGDGFFTQPQQSYAVTVTAASGQAQHSATATLIVE
- a CDS encoding KH domain-containing protein, with amino-acid sequence MTGPEHIQSLVARIAQSLVDDSQAVIVEAVKHDHGTLLRITVAPGDIGKLIGRQGRTANSLRIILGGMSNKMKHTFLLDIGS